One genomic segment of Paenibacillus durus includes these proteins:
- a CDS encoding type 1 glutamine amidotransferase family protein, translated as MKKTAVLLYPQFSEYELTVALSILMQGKKYTVGMTEENRKKTGVFEPENYSEEPVVRDGNLITARGREFIQFGTVLGQALNLSFDRQWYKGRA; from the coding sequence GTGAAAAAAACGGCGGTATTATTGTATCCGCAATTTAGCGAGTATGAACTGACTGTCGCATTGTCCATTCTTATGCAAGGAAAGAAATATACGGTCGGAATGACCGAGGAAAATCGGAAGAAGACGGGGGTTTTTGAACCGGAGAATTATTCCGAGGAGCCTGTGGTCCGGGACGGAAATCTGATCACCGCAAGGGGAAGAGAATTTATCCAATTCGGCACAGTCCTCGGACAGGCGCTGAACCTTTCTTTTGACAGGCAATGGTATAAGGGGCGCGCTTAA
- a CDS encoding copper amine oxidase N-terminal domain-containing protein, protein MKSPMKVGLAGLVLTVVFSAGAYAATAVPKIFVNSNQVKTSTQPKIIDGSVYVPIRAISEGLGVDIQWDNKSKTVYVESDPNFKLEDSSVQYVSERNLAYKWIMAYDERNHQGVLDLVTSNFTTDIYNESFPTGTYNMGSIVDIKAVARETNGLTVRIVQRVTAEDDYKVKVEKWNFTFEEGKIKSVKAVPNSAKYLDRYTVFPGASFGI, encoded by the coding sequence ATGAAAAGTCCAATGAAAGTAGGATTAGCAGGATTGGTTTTGACTGTTGTATTTAGTGCTGGAGCTTACGCAGCGACTGCAGTTCCAAAAATATTTGTTAACAGTAATCAAGTCAAAACCAGTACACAGCCTAAAATCATTGATGGATCTGTTTATGTTCCAATACGGGCAATCTCTGAAGGGCTTGGAGTTGATATCCAATGGGATAATAAGAGCAAGACCGTTTACGTAGAGTCTGATCCAAACTTTAAGCTGGAAGATAGTAGTGTCCAATATGTTTCGGAGCGGAATTTGGCTTACAAGTGGATCATGGCCTATGACGAGAGAAATCACCAAGGGGTGCTTGATCTAGTTACCTCCAATTTCACGACTGATATCTACAATGAAAGTTTTCCTACCGGCACTTACAATATGGGGAGCATTGTTGATATAAAAGCTGTCGCGCGCGAAACCAACGGCCTTACCGTGAGAATTGTTCAACGTGTGACTGCAGAAGATGATTATAAAGTTAAAGTGGAAAAATGGAATTTTACTTTTGAGGAAGGTAAAATTAAGTCGGTGAAGGCCGTACCAAACTCCGCTAAATATTTGGATCGTTATACAGTGTTTCCAGGAGCAAGTTTTGGGATATAA
- a CDS encoding EamA family transporter encodes MPDEGLLYFQLIASVGAVRTVSVTFLVPVFGMLWGVIFLHESVYLNTVAGLGIILLSIMLIGAGQGRPLNKRELKPALPEMLK; translated from the coding sequence GTGCCGGATGAAGGCCTGCTTTATTTCCAGCTGATCGCAAGTGTCGGCGCAGTCAGAACGGTGAGCGTAACCTTTCTCGTCCCGGTGTTCGGGATGCTGTGGGGAGTCATTTTTCTGCATGAATCGGTCTATTTAAATACGGTGGCCGGGCTAGGGATCATTCTGCTGAGCATCATGCTGATCGGGGCCGGTCAAGGAAGGCCGTTGAACAAAAGGGAACTTAAACCGGCATTGCCCGAAATGCTCAAGTAA
- a CDS encoding multidrug effflux MFS transporter, translated as MNTKASGINPATVRSSRRLRLQLAVILGAVATIGPLSIDMYLPALPELGRSFETSPALAQLSLSCFLIGLALGQLFSGPLSDVYGRRRPLMIGMAVYALSSLLCAFSPSIGFLVAMRLIQGLSGSVGVVISRAAVRDLYSGSELTRFFALLMVVNGLGPIAAPVIGGQLLRFTTWQGVFFVLFGAGVIFCLTIWLRLPETLPLDRRSKGGLKETLTTFGKLLRNPKFMGYVLSQSFVFGAMFAYISGSSFVLQNIFGVSPQIYSVIFAVNGLGIIITGQIAGKLSGRIGETRLLVWGLLQCLLGGLLLMYSIVTASGLPLLLIALFAIVSSVGVVGTTTFSLAMQDQGENAGSASAMLGLLPLLTGGLVSPLVGMGGGENALPMGTVIAAASICAVLSYGLLARRKGRAG; from the coding sequence ATGAACACGAAAGCAAGTGGAATTAATCCAGCCACCGTCCGGTCTTCCCGGAGGCTAAGGCTTCAGCTGGCTGTTATTCTGGGCGCGGTCGCCACCATCGGGCCGCTGTCAATCGACATGTATTTGCCCGCGCTTCCGGAGCTTGGAAGATCGTTTGAAACTTCGCCCGCGCTCGCACAGCTCAGTCTAAGCTGTTTTTTGATCGGACTGGCGCTTGGGCAGCTGTTCTCCGGGCCGCTGAGCGATGTATACGGACGCCGCCGCCCGCTGATGATCGGGATGGCCGTATATGCCCTTTCCTCGCTGCTCTGCGCATTCAGCCCTTCCATCGGCTTCTTGGTGGCCATGCGTCTGATCCAGGGACTGTCCGGTTCGGTCGGAGTCGTCATATCCCGGGCCGCCGTCCGTGATCTCTACTCAGGTTCCGAACTGACCCGGTTCTTCGCGCTGCTGATGGTCGTTAACGGCCTGGGGCCGATCGCGGCGCCGGTAATCGGCGGACAGCTGCTGCGGTTTACGACATGGCAGGGCGTTTTTTTCGTGCTGTTCGGAGCGGGCGTGATTTTTTGCCTGACCATCTGGCTTCGCCTGCCGGAGACCCTTCCGCTGGACCGCCGCTCTAAGGGAGGGCTTAAGGAAACGCTGACGACCTTCGGGAAGCTGCTGCGCAATCCAAAATTTATGGGTTATGTCCTGTCGCAAAGCTTTGTCTTTGGGGCGATGTTCGCCTATATTTCGGGTTCGTCCTTCGTTCTGCAAAATATTTTCGGCGTATCTCCGCAAATATACAGCGTGATCTTCGCCGTGAACGGCCTCGGCATCATCATCACCGGACAAATCGCCGGCAAGCTGTCGGGACGGATTGGAGAAACGAGGCTGCTAGTATGGGGGCTTCTTCAGTGCTTATTGGGCGGGCTGCTCCTTATGTACTCGATTGTAACGGCCAGCGGGCTTCCGCTGCTGCTGATTGCATTATTCGCTATCGTCTCAAGTGTGGGGGTCGTGGGGACGACCACTTTTTCGCTGGCGATGCAGGATCAGGGAGAGAATGCGGGCAGCGCCTCCGCCATGCTTGGATTGCTTCCGCTGCTGACAGGCGGGCTTGTGTCTCCGCTTGTAGGCATGGGAGGCGGGGAGAACGCGCTGCCGATGGGGACGGTAATTGCTGCTGCAAGCATATGCGCGGTGCTGTCCTACGGCCTGCTGGCGAGAAGAAAGGGACGTGCCGGATGA